The Glycine soja cultivar W05 chromosome 6, ASM419377v2, whole genome shotgun sequence genome has a window encoding:
- the LOC114416939 gene encoding uncharacterized protein LOC114416939 isoform X1, translated as MKAKPSYHHHHRRTTTEEKRKRKMLEVKRIGVVGSGQMGSGIAQVAAMHGIDVWLHDLDPQALSKASSSISSSINRFVSKNHISQVAGADALKRLRLTTDLEDLQLADLIIEAIVESEDVKKSLFAQLDRIAKSSAILASNTSSISVTRLATSTSRPRQVIGMHFMNPPPVMKLIEIVRGADTSEETFVATKALSERLGKVVITSHDYSGFIVNRILMPMINEAFFALYTGVATKEDIDTGMKLGTNHPMGPLELADFIGLDVCLSIMRVLHAGLGDNKYAPCPLLVQYVDAGRLGRKRGIGVYEYSKDPRSTKSSSRL; from the exons ATGAAAGCGAAACCTagctatcatcatcatcacagaAGAACAACAacagaggaaaaaagaaaaagaaaaatgttagagGTGAAGAGAATCGGTGTGGTGGGGAGTGGCCAAATGGGATCGGGAATAGCCCAAGTCGCTGCCATGCACGGCATCGACGTTTGGCTTCACGACCTCGACCCTCAAGCTCTCTCCAAAGCCTCCTCTTCCATCTCTTCCTCCATCAACCGTTTCGTTTCCAAAAACCACATCTCTCAG GTTGCGGGTGCTGATGCTTTGAAACGACTGCGTCTCACGACGGATTTGGAGGATTTACAGCTAGCGGATTTGATCATTGAGGCGATTGTGGAATCCGAAGATGTGAAAAAGAGTTTGTTTGCGCAACTGGATAGGATTGCCAAGAGTTCTGCGATTTTGGCGTCCAACACCAGTTCCATTTCCGTCACGCGTCTAGCAACCTCTACCAGCAGGCCACGTCAG GTGATAGGAATGCATTTTATGAACCCACCTCCTGTGATGAAATTGATTGAGATTGTACGAGGTGCAGACACTTCTGAGGAGACATTCGTTGCTACGAAAGCATTGTCAGAGAG GCTGGGCAAGGTAGTGATAACCTCCCATGATTATTCAGGCTTCATAGTGAATCGAATCCTTATGCCTATGATAAATGAAGCATTTTTTGCTCTCTACACTGGTGTTGCAACCAAAGAGGATATTGACACAGGAATGAAGCTGGGTACTAACCATCCAATGGGTCCTTTAGAGCTTGCAGACTTCATTGGATTGGATGTGTGCTTGTCAATAATGAGAGTTCTTCATGCTGGCCTTGGTGACAACAAATATGCACCTTGCCCTCTACTTGTGCAGTATGTTGATGCTGGAAGACTTGGAAGAAAACGAGGTATTGGTGTGTATGAATATAGTAAAGATCCAAGGTCTACAAAATCATCTTCCCGTCTCTAA
- the LOC114416939 gene encoding uncharacterized protein LOC114416939 isoform X2, which produces MKAKPSYHHHHRRTTTEEKRKRKMLEVKRIGVVGSGQMGSGIAQVAAMHGIDVWLHDLDPQALSKASSSISSSINRFVSKNHISQVAGADALKRLRLTTDLEDLQLADLIIEAIVESEDVKKSLFAQLDRIAKSSAILASNTSSISVTRLATSTSRPRQVIGMHFMNPPPVMKLIEIVRGADTSEETFVATKALLGKVVITSHDYSGFIVNRILMPMINEAFFALYTGVATKEDIDTGMKLGTNHPMGPLELADFIGLDVCLSIMRVLHAGLGDNKYAPCPLLVQYVDAGRLGRKRGIGVYEYSKDPRSTKSSSRL; this is translated from the exons ATGAAAGCGAAACCTagctatcatcatcatcacagaAGAACAACAacagaggaaaaaagaaaaagaaaaatgttagagGTGAAGAGAATCGGTGTGGTGGGGAGTGGCCAAATGGGATCGGGAATAGCCCAAGTCGCTGCCATGCACGGCATCGACGTTTGGCTTCACGACCTCGACCCTCAAGCTCTCTCCAAAGCCTCCTCTTCCATCTCTTCCTCCATCAACCGTTTCGTTTCCAAAAACCACATCTCTCAG GTTGCGGGTGCTGATGCTTTGAAACGACTGCGTCTCACGACGGATTTGGAGGATTTACAGCTAGCGGATTTGATCATTGAGGCGATTGTGGAATCCGAAGATGTGAAAAAGAGTTTGTTTGCGCAACTGGATAGGATTGCCAAGAGTTCTGCGATTTTGGCGTCCAACACCAGTTCCATTTCCGTCACGCGTCTAGCAACCTCTACCAGCAGGCCACGTCAG GTGATAGGAATGCATTTTATGAACCCACCTCCTGTGATGAAATTGATTGAGATTGTACGAGGTGCAGACACTTCTGAGGAGACATTCGTTGCTACGAAAGCATT GCTGGGCAAGGTAGTGATAACCTCCCATGATTATTCAGGCTTCATAGTGAATCGAATCCTTATGCCTATGATAAATGAAGCATTTTTTGCTCTCTACACTGGTGTTGCAACCAAAGAGGATATTGACACAGGAATGAAGCTGGGTACTAACCATCCAATGGGTCCTTTAGAGCTTGCAGACTTCATTGGATTGGATGTGTGCTTGTCAATAATGAGAGTTCTTCATGCTGGCCTTGGTGACAACAAATATGCACCTTGCCCTCTACTTGTGCAGTATGTTGATGCTGGAAGACTTGGAAGAAAACGAGGTATTGGTGTGTATGAATATAGTAAAGATCCAAGGTCTACAAAATCATCTTCCCGTCTCTAA